In the Enterococcus saigonensis genome, one interval contains:
- the rpsU gene encoding 30S ribosomal protein S21 — protein MSKTVVRKNESLDDALRRFKRSVSKAGTLQESRKREFYEKPSVKRKKKSEAARKRKKF, from the coding sequence ATGTCAAAAACAGTGGTTCGTAAAAATGAATCTCTTGACGACGCTCTTCGTCGCTTCAAACGTTCCGTTTCAAAAGCTGGGACTCTTCAAGAATCTCGTAAACGGGAATTTTATGAAAAACCAAGTGTGAAACGTAAGAAAAAATCTGAAGCTGCTAGAAAACGTAAAAAATTCTAG
- a CDS encoding GatB/YqeY domain-containing protein, whose product MSLLSTLNDDMKTAMKAKDKESLQVIRMLKASLQNEQIKKGAELTDDEELTVLSREMKQRRDSLTEFEKAGRDDLATQVKAEIKVVEKYLPAQLSEEEIRQIVADAISKTGATLPSEFGKVMGAVMPLVKGKADGNQVNAIVKELLNK is encoded by the coding sequence GTGTCACTACTAAGTACTTTGAACGATGATATGAAGACAGCGATGAAAGCTAAGGATAAAGAGTCTTTGCAGGTGATTCGCATGTTGAAGGCATCGTTGCAAAACGAACAAATCAAAAAAGGTGCAGAATTAACTGACGATGAAGAGTTGACCGTTTTATCACGGGAAATGAAACAACGTCGTGATTCTTTAACTGAATTTGAAAAAGCAGGACGAGACGACTTGGCAACACAAGTGAAAGCTGAAATTAAAGTCGTCGAAAAGTATTTGCCCGCACAACTTTCTGAAGAAGAAATTCGTCAGATTGTGGCAGATGCAATCAGTAAAACCGGTGCGACTTTACCAAGTGAGTTTGGCAAAGTGATGGGGGCTGTAATGCCTTTAGTCAAAGGAAAAGCTGATGGCAATCAGGTAAATGCAATCGTCAAAGAATTATTGAATAAATAG